Proteins encoded within one genomic window of Micromonospora halotolerans:
- a CDS encoding PepSY domain-containing protein, with protein sequence MRRTSLVLAAVGGAAVLAVTGAAIGVTTADGSDPATAPAAVTADVTDPVGGTADDNPKTVDDNPGRADDNPGADDSATAGTAPTRGAPDPSPRGAVDRQQAGRVALDLVGGGRIVEIEAETEHARPVWSVKVVRGGTTHEIKVDRADGTVVEIERRTADGSRTRDRDDDHGGDRSDDHGGDRSDGDD encoded by the coding sequence ATGCGACGAACTTCCCTGGTCCTGGCGGCGGTCGGCGGGGCGGCGGTGCTGGCGGTCACGGGCGCGGCGATCGGCGTGACCACGGCCGACGGGTCGGATCCGGCCACCGCGCCGGCCGCCGTGACCGCCGACGTCACCGACCCGGTCGGCGGCACCGCCGACGACAACCCCAAGACCGTCGACGACAACCCCGGCCGGGCCGACGACAACCCCGGAGCGGACGACTCCGCGACCGCCGGCACCGCCCCCACGCGCGGTGCCCCGGACCCGTCGCCGCGTGGCGCGGTCGACCGGCAGCAGGCCGGCAGGGTGGCGCTGGATCTGGTCGGCGGGGGCCGGATCGTGGAAATCGAGGCGGAGACCGAGCACGCCCGTCCGGTGTGGAGTGTGAAGGTCGTCCGCGGCGGGACGACCCACGAGATCAAGGTCGACCGCGCTGACGGCACCGTGGTCGAGATCGAGCGGCGGACGGCCGACGGGAGCCGGACGCGCGACCGGGACGACGACCACGGCGGCGACCGGTCCGACGACCACGGCGGCGACCGGTCGGACGGCGACGACTGA
- a CDS encoding threonine synthase codes for MHLTHLECPRCGERHPADKLQNLCGCGSPLLARYDLAAVAAAVTPEQFGLRPADLWRYRELLPVADPRFVTTLGEGWTPLLRAPAYGHEIGIPDLIVKDEGLTPTGSFKARGAAVGVSRARELGVERIAMPTNGNAGAAWATYAARAGMGATIAMPLDAPTICRRECVAAGADLRLVDGLISDAGRWVARLVAESGGRIFDAGTLREPYRLEGKKTMGYEIVEQLGWQVPDVIIYPTGGGVGLIGIHKALHELRELGWVEDRLPRLVAVQSTGCAPIVRAFAAGEPRATPWADAQTLAFGITVPAPLGDELILAALRESSGTAIAVDDAEILADLRDFAAREGLLLCPEGAACLTAARQLRAGGWIRPGERVVVLNTGAGIKYPETVDVSDVPTV; via the coding sequence GTGCACCTGACGCACCTGGAGTGCCCGCGCTGCGGCGAGCGGCATCCGGCCGACAAGCTGCAGAACCTGTGCGGGTGCGGTTCCCCGCTGCTGGCCCGCTACGACCTGGCCGCCGTGGCCGCGGCGGTCACCCCCGAGCAGTTCGGGCTGCGCCCGGCCGACCTGTGGCGCTACCGGGAGCTGCTGCCGGTGGCCGATCCCCGCTTCGTCACCACGCTGGGCGAGGGCTGGACGCCGCTGCTGCGCGCGCCGGCGTACGGGCACGAGATCGGGATTCCGGACCTGATCGTGAAGGACGAGGGACTGACCCCGACCGGGTCGTTCAAGGCCCGGGGCGCGGCGGTCGGGGTGAGCCGGGCCCGGGAGCTGGGCGTCGAGCGGATCGCCATGCCGACCAACGGCAACGCCGGGGCGGCGTGGGCGACGTACGCGGCCCGGGCCGGGATGGGCGCGACCATCGCCATGCCGCTCGACGCGCCCACCATCTGCCGTCGGGAGTGCGTCGCCGCCGGGGCGGACCTGCGGCTCGTGGACGGCCTGATCAGCGACGCCGGCCGGTGGGTGGCGAGGCTGGTCGCCGAGTCGGGCGGGCGGATCTTCGACGCCGGCACGCTGCGCGAGCCGTACCGCCTCGAGGGCAAGAAGACCATGGGGTACGAGATCGTCGAGCAGCTCGGCTGGCAGGTGCCCGACGTGATCATCTATCCGACCGGGGGCGGCGTCGGGCTGATCGGCATCCACAAGGCGCTGCACGAGCTGCGCGAGCTGGGGTGGGTGGAGGACCGCCTGCCCCGCCTGGTCGCCGTGCAGTCCACCGGCTGCGCGCCGATCGTCCGGGCGTTCGCGGCCGGTGAGCCCCGGGCGACCCCGTGGGCGGACGCGCAGACCCTGGCGTTCGGCATCACCGTGCCGGCCCCGCTCGGCGACGAGCTGATCCTGGCCGCGCTGCGGGAGAGCAGCGGCACCGCGATCGCCGTGGACGACGCGGAGATCCTCGCCGACCTGCGTGACTTCGCCGCCCGGGAGGGGCTGTTGCTCTGCCCCGAGGGCGCGGCCTGCCTGACCGCCGCCCGGCAGCTGCGGGCCGGTGGCTGGATCCGCCCCGGCGAGCGGGTGGTGGTGTTGAACACCGGCGCCGGCATCAAGTACCCGGAGACGGTGGACGTCTCGGACGTGCCGACGGTGTGA
- a CDS encoding pectate lyase, with the protein MQTSRARLRRPLLLAACAGATVAALAAGTMTSAFAAAVFSETFSDGDAAGWSKSGGTWAVADGAFTQSSTSSELARQFAGQTAWTDYQVQARVRPTGFGSSGALVGIAARASSSTKMYRLALLGSGRAELQAVNGSQITSLGSAAVGAATGTWYTLRIEASGSTIRGYVNGAQVGGGSNSLVGAGRIGLVTAYAAGSFDDVAVDSSVSTPTTPPTSTPPGSPTPTPTGTAPPPASWPTPTASVKVDATIPVSGTFDGGMKRYYGIGDGGQSESQDPMFELAAGATLRNVIIGAPAGDGVHCEGDCTLLNVWWEDVGEDAATFRGGTTYTVDGGGARSASDKVFQHNGPGTVHIRNFRVESSGKLYRACGNCSTSYQRHVVMDNVTATGTKVLAGINTNWGDTARFSRITILNDPNRSTRICVKYQGVPKGSEPKEIGEGADGVNCLYSAGDITYR; encoded by the coding sequence GTGCAGACCTCACGTGCCAGGCTCCGACGCCCGCTGCTGCTCGCGGCGTGCGCCGGAGCCACCGTGGCGGCGCTCGCCGCCGGGACGATGACGTCGGCCTTCGCCGCCGCCGTCTTCTCCGAAACCTTCTCCGACGGCGACGCCGCCGGCTGGTCCAAGTCCGGCGGGACCTGGGCCGTCGCCGACGGCGCGTTCACCCAGTCCAGCACGTCCAGCGAGCTGGCCCGCCAGTTCGCCGGCCAGACCGCCTGGACCGACTACCAGGTGCAGGCCCGGGTGCGGCCCACCGGATTCGGTTCGTCCGGCGCCCTGGTCGGGATCGCGGCCCGGGCCAGCAGCAGCACGAAGATGTACCGGCTCGCGCTGCTCGGCTCGGGCCGGGCCGAACTCCAGGCGGTCAACGGCAGCCAGATCACCTCGCTCGGCTCGGCGGCGGTCGGCGCGGCCACCGGCACCTGGTACACCCTGAGGATCGAGGCCAGCGGCAGCACCATCCGCGGCTACGTCAACGGCGCCCAGGTCGGCGGCGGCAGCAACAGCCTCGTGGGCGCCGGCCGGATCGGCCTGGTCACCGCGTACGCGGCCGGCAGCTTCGACGACGTCGCGGTGGACTCCTCGGTCAGCACCCCGACCACGCCGCCGACCAGCACCCCGCCCGGCTCGCCCACCCCGACCCCCACCGGCACGGCGCCGCCGCCGGCCTCGTGGCCCACGCCCACCGCCAGCGTCAAGGTGGACGCCACCATCCCGGTCTCCGGCACCTTCGACGGCGGGATGAAGCGCTACTACGGCATCGGCGACGGCGGGCAGTCGGAGAGCCAGGACCCGATGTTCGAGCTGGCCGCCGGCGCCACCCTGCGCAACGTGATCATCGGTGCGCCGGCCGGCGACGGCGTGCACTGTGAGGGCGACTGCACGCTGCTCAACGTCTGGTGGGAGGACGTCGGCGAGGACGCGGCCACCTTCCGCGGCGGCACCACCTACACCGTCGACGGCGGGGGCGCCCGGTCGGCCAGCGACAAGGTGTTCCAGCACAACGGCCCCGGCACCGTCCACATCCGCAACTTCCGGGTGGAGAGCTCCGGCAAGCTCTACCGGGCGTGCGGCAACTGCTCCACCTCCTACCAGCGCCACGTGGTGATGGACAACGTCACCGCCACCGGCACCAAGGTGCTGGCCGGCATCAACACCAACTGGGGCGACACGGCCCGGTTCAGCCGCATCACCATCCTCAACGACCCGAACCGCTCCACCCGGATCTGCGTCAAGTACCAGGGCGTGCCGAAGGGCAGCGAGCCGAAGGAGATCGGCGAGGGCGCCGACGGGGTGAACTGCCTCTACTCCGCCGGCGACATCACCTACCGGTAG
- a CDS encoding aldo/keto reductase, which translates to MDLDQPTVPLTGDVRMPLLGFGTWQATGNAGYDAVLAALDAGYRHIDTATMYGNEKEVGRAIAESGLRREDLFITTKLPPDRVGRERQTIEASLAALDTDHVDLWLIHWPPSSPGDSIPVWREMLAARDANLARAVGVSNYSISQIDELIQATEETPAVNQIRWSPSLYDRQVHAAHRDRGVVLEGYSPFKTSDLSDPVLVRIAQAHDVSPAQVVLRWHIDHEIVVIPKSVTPERIRVNADVFRFALTAEEMRDIDALGSA; encoded by the coding sequence ATGGACCTCGACCAGCCCACCGTCCCGCTCACCGGCGACGTCCGGATGCCGCTGCTCGGCTTCGGCACCTGGCAGGCCACCGGCAACGCCGGTTACGACGCCGTGCTCGCCGCTCTCGACGCCGGCTACCGGCACATCGACACCGCCACGATGTACGGCAACGAGAAGGAGGTCGGCCGGGCCATCGCGGAGAGCGGGCTGCGCCGCGAGGATCTCTTCATCACCACGAAGCTGCCGCCCGACCGGGTGGGCCGGGAGCGGCAGACCATCGAGGCGAGCCTGGCCGCCCTGGACACCGACCACGTCGACCTGTGGCTGATCCACTGGCCGCCGTCCTCGCCCGGCGACAGCATCCCGGTGTGGCGCGAGATGCTCGCGGCCCGGGACGCGAACCTGGCCCGGGCCGTCGGGGTGAGCAACTACAGCATCAGCCAGATCGACGAGCTCATCCAGGCCACCGAGGAGACCCCGGCGGTCAACCAGATCCGCTGGAGCCCGTCCCTGTACGACCGGCAGGTGCACGCCGCCCACCGGGACCGCGGGGTGGTGCTGGAGGGGTACAGCCCGTTCAAGACCAGTGACCTCTCCGACCCGGTGCTGGTCCGGATCGCCCAGGCGCACGACGTCTCGCCGGCCCAGGTGGTGCTGCGCTGGCACATCGACCACGAGATCGTGGTCATCCCGAAGTCGGTCACCCCGGAGCGGATCCGGGTCAACGCCGACGTGTTCCGGTTCGCGCTCACCGCCGAGGAGATGCGCGACATCGACGCCCTCGGCTCGGCGTGA
- a CDS encoding beta family protein yields the protein MVPAHGGRAAEPVYRPVLAGRRGELEALAHLDDATAPLLAPVIDVHAVDPCTVDLLGRLPAGLLPAVDVSVLPESAECELARWGVPLVPVIGLAEGDRRLVAHGAAAREYARRAVVRLRTGQDRAGPDATTAALERVWRLARLVPEQCDLLVDAGDVCCPADVRVAEPRLGRLVEWARRHAWRSVTVAAGGMPPTLARLPTDEPVRLDRFDWQLWQRLADLGVGYGDYGVGCAVPGADGPGDRLPTLRYTTSGAWWVYRWSRRGGRGDDRFADLCRTLVAAPHWPAAGASFSWGDHEIVRRARRGAGAGSPANWIAWSTSHHLAHVLATLLRPEREQRGVPWRADQDVPERGRAGRPQRGGETRRAG from the coding sequence ATGGTGCCCGCCCACGGCGGTCGGGCGGCGGAACCGGTCTACCGCCCTGTGCTGGCCGGTCGCCGGGGTGAGCTGGAGGCGCTGGCCCATCTCGACGACGCCACCGCTCCGCTGCTCGCCCCGGTCATCGACGTCCACGCGGTGGATCCGTGCACCGTGGACCTGCTCGGCCGGCTGCCGGCCGGGCTCCTTCCCGCCGTCGACGTCTCGGTGCTGCCGGAGTCGGCGGAGTGCGAGCTGGCCCGCTGGGGCGTACCGCTGGTGCCGGTGATCGGGCTCGCGGAGGGCGACCGGCGGTTGGTGGCGCACGGCGCGGCCGCCCGGGAGTACGCGCGGCGGGCCGTGGTCCGGCTGCGGACCGGGCAGGACCGGGCCGGGCCGGACGCGACCACCGCCGCCCTGGAACGCGTGTGGCGGCTGGCGCGGCTGGTGCCGGAGCAGTGCGACCTGCTCGTCGACGCGGGGGACGTGTGCTGCCCGGCCGACGTCCGGGTGGCCGAGCCCCGGCTCGGGCGGCTCGTGGAGTGGGCCCGGCGGCACGCCTGGCGCTCGGTGACGGTGGCGGCCGGCGGGATGCCGCCGACGCTCGCCCGGCTCCCGACCGACGAGCCGGTACGCCTGGACCGCTTCGACTGGCAGCTCTGGCAGCGCCTGGCCGACCTCGGGGTGGGCTACGGCGACTACGGCGTGGGCTGCGCGGTGCCCGGGGCGGACGGGCCCGGCGACCGGCTGCCGACACTGCGCTACACCACGAGCGGGGCGTGGTGGGTCTACCGGTGGTCGCGCCGGGGCGGCCGGGGCGACGACCGTTTTGCCGACCTGTGCCGCACGCTCGTGGCGGCCCCGCACTGGCCGGCCGCGGGCGCGAGCTTCTCGTGGGGCGACCACGAGATCGTGCGCCGGGCCCGGCGCGGCGCGGGCGCCGGCTCGCCCGCGAACTGGATCGCCTGGAGCACCTCACACCACCTGGCGCACGTGCTGGCCACGCTGCTCCGCCCGGAGCGGGAGCAGCGGGGCGTGCCGTGGCGGGCCGACCAGGACGTCCCCGAGCGGGGGCGCGCCGGCCGGCCGCAGCGCGGTGGTGAGACCCGCCGCGCCGGCTGA
- a CDS encoding cupin domain-containing protein codes for MEHFTIATVAEKSPDFRRVLWTGQHTQLVIMTIPAGGEIGEEVHEDIDQILTFVSGTGEARVAGEKKEVVAGDLVVVPAGTKHNFVNTGPNPLVLYTVYGPPEHADGAVHRTKEEADAAEEAGEDEPPTS; via the coding sequence ATGGAGCATTTCACGATCGCGACCGTCGCCGAGAAGAGCCCCGACTTCCGCCGCGTGCTGTGGACCGGCCAGCACACCCAGTTGGTGATCATGACGATCCCGGCGGGTGGGGAGATCGGCGAGGAGGTCCACGAGGACATCGACCAGATCCTGACCTTCGTGAGCGGCACGGGGGAGGCGCGGGTGGCCGGGGAGAAGAAGGAGGTCGTGGCGGGCGACCTCGTGGTCGTGCCGGCCGGCACGAAGCACAACTTCGTCAACACCGGCCCCAACCCGCTCGTGCTGTACACGGTGTACGGGCCGCCGGAGCACGCCGACGGGGCGGTGCACCGGACCAAGGAGGAGGCCGACGCGGCCGAGGAGGCCGGCGAGGACGAGCCGCCCACCTCCTGA
- a CDS encoding HAMP domain-containing sensor histidine kinase — protein MRGRLALLVAAVGVLVMVAFLVPLAVLVRTVAADRATVRAAADAQGLVAVVGTADPGTVRLTVDHLAADSGREVSVFLPDGTVLGVRVPRTPAVALAARGQSLTVESAAGREVVIAVQGRPDGTAVIRTVVPRAELTAGVTRAWLVLALLGVLLVLVGLAVADRLARTLVRPIADLGAVSHRLANAELDARVEPAGPAELREVAGALNHLAERIQVLLREEREQVADLSHRLRTPLTVLRLEAESLRDPDDAARLTSAADGLERAVTGVIRQARWRSTPAEGGGCDAAAVVAERVAFWSVLAEDTGRTLTLDLAPGPLPVRVAGDELAAAVDALLGNVFAHTPDGTPFTVRLGRDAGRVALTVADAGPGLPAGSARRGASRAGSTGLGLDIADRAARTSGGRLELGGGPGGGAVVTLQLGPARP, from the coding sequence GTGAGGGGCCGGCTCGCGCTGCTGGTCGCCGCCGTCGGGGTGCTCGTCATGGTCGCGTTCCTGGTGCCGCTGGCCGTGCTGGTGCGCACCGTCGCCGCGGACCGGGCGACGGTCCGGGCCGCCGCCGACGCGCAGGGCCTGGTGGCGGTGGTCGGCACGGCCGACCCGGGCACCGTCCGGCTGACCGTCGACCATCTTGCCGCCGACTCGGGGCGCGAGGTGAGCGTGTTCCTGCCGGACGGCACCGTGCTCGGCGTGCGGGTGCCGCGTACCCCGGCGGTGGCCCTCGCCGCGCGGGGGCAGAGCCTGACCGTCGAGTCCGCCGCCGGCCGGGAGGTGGTCATCGCGGTCCAGGGCCGGCCGGACGGGACCGCGGTGATCCGCACGGTGGTCCCCCGCGCCGAGCTGACCGCCGGGGTGACCCGGGCCTGGCTCGTGCTGGCGCTGCTCGGCGTGCTCCTGGTGCTGGTGGGGCTGGCCGTCGCCGACCGGCTGGCCCGCACCCTGGTCCGGCCGATCGCCGACCTGGGCGCGGTCTCCCACCGGCTCGCCAACGCCGAGCTGGACGCCCGGGTCGAGCCGGCCGGGCCGGCCGAGCTGCGGGAGGTCGCGGGCGCCCTGAACCACCTGGCCGAGCGGATCCAGGTGCTGCTGCGCGAGGAGCGCGAGCAGGTGGCCGACCTGTCGCACCGGCTGCGCACCCCGCTGACCGTGCTGCGCCTGGAGGCCGAGTCGCTGCGCGACCCGGACGACGCGGCCCGGTTGACCAGCGCCGCGGACGGCCTGGAACGGGCGGTGACCGGCGTGATCCGGCAGGCGCGCTGGCGCAGTACGCCGGCCGAGGGCGGCGGCTGCGACGCCGCCGCGGTGGTCGCCGAGCGGGTGGCGTTCTGGTCGGTGCTCGCGGAGGACACCGGGCGGACCCTGACGCTCGACCTCGCACCCGGGCCGTTGCCGGTACGGGTGGCCGGTGACGAGCTGGCCGCCGCCGTGGACGCGCTGCTCGGCAACGTGTTCGCGCATACGCCGGACGGCACGCCGTTCACCGTCCGGCTCGGCCGGGACGCCGGGCGGGTGGCGCTGACCGTGGCGGACGCCGGCCCGGGCCTGCCGGCCGGGTCGGCCCGGCGGGGCGCCAGCCGGGCCGGGTCGACCGGGCTGGGCCTGGACATCGCCGACCGGGCCGCCCGGACCAGCGGCGGCCGGCTGGAGCTGGGCGGCGGACCCGGCGGCGGAGCCGTGGTGACGCTCCAGCTCGGGCCGGCGCGGCCTTAA
- a CDS encoding response regulator transcription factor, translated as MARLLLIEDDLTIRATLLRALRERGHAVAAASTALDGLRDALDDRPDLVVLDLGLPDLDGGELLRMLRAVSSVPVIVATARDDEAEIVRMLDAGADDYLVKPFTAAQLDARVRAVLRRSTADAGTDPVLVVGGLRIDPRSRQVTLDGAPVELTPREFDLLHHLAGRPGQVVTKRELLTEVWRIPYGGADKTVDVHLSWLRRKLGESAQEPRYLHTVRGVGVRLDPPGSSR; from the coding sequence GTGGCCCGGCTGCTGCTCATCGAGGACGACCTGACCATCCGCGCCACGCTGCTCCGGGCCCTGCGCGAGCGCGGGCACGCGGTCGCCGCCGCCTCGACCGCGCTGGACGGGCTGCGCGACGCGCTGGACGACCGGCCCGACCTCGTCGTGCTCGATCTGGGACTGCCCGATCTGGACGGCGGCGAGCTGCTGCGGATGCTGCGCGCGGTCAGCTCAGTGCCGGTCATCGTGGCGACCGCCCGCGACGACGAGGCCGAGATCGTCCGGATGCTCGACGCGGGCGCCGACGACTACCTGGTGAAGCCCTTCACCGCGGCCCAGCTCGACGCCCGGGTGCGGGCCGTGCTGCGCCGCTCGACCGCCGACGCCGGGACGGACCCGGTGCTCGTGGTCGGTGGGCTGCGGATCGACCCGCGGTCCCGGCAGGTCACGCTGGACGGGGCGCCGGTCGAGCTGACGCCCCGCGAGTTCGACCTGCTGCACCACCTCGCCGGCCGGCCCGGGCAGGTGGTCACCAAGCGCGAGCTGCTCACCGAGGTCTGGCGGATCCCGTACGGCGGGGCCGACAAGACCGTCGACGTGCACCTGTCCTGGCTGCGGCGCAAGCTCGGCGAGAGCGCCCAGGAACCGCGCTACCTGCACACCGTCCGGGGCGTCGGGGTGCGGCTGGACCCGCCGGGTAGCAGCCGGTGA
- a CDS encoding septum formation initiator, with product MGRRPILAAAGWLATTAAATLVGLAAVQLVGSGITGTPGGVRDPREVARALASPAPVATTPGTGPAAGPTPTATAADRPPATSGTARTFRTTGGTALAECVPDGVRLVSWSPAQGYRVKDVDRGPDDRVEVRFVGPEGEHELRLRCRGSEPVVTPDD from the coding sequence ATGGGCCGTCGTCCGATCCTCGCCGCCGCCGGGTGGCTGGCCACCACCGCCGCCGCCACCCTCGTCGGGCTGGCCGCGGTCCAACTGGTCGGCAGCGGCATCACCGGCACCCCGGGAGGCGTACGCGACCCGCGGGAGGTGGCCCGTGCGCTCGCCTCGCCCGCGCCGGTGGCCACGACGCCGGGCACGGGCCCTGCGGCGGGCCCGACGCCGACGGCCACCGCGGCGGACCGCCCGCCGGCAACGAGCGGAACCGCGCGCACCTTCCGCACGACCGGAGGGACGGCGCTCGCCGAGTGCGTGCCGGACGGGGTGCGGCTGGTGTCGTGGTCCCCGGCGCAGGGCTACCGGGTGAAGGACGTCGACCGGGGGCCGGACGACCGCGTCGAGGTGCGCTTCGTCGGCCCCGAGGGGGAGCACGAACTGCGCCTGCGCTGCCGTGGCTCCGAGCCGGTCGTCACCCCGGACGACTGA
- a CDS encoding iron-sulfur cluster biosynthesis family protein produces MLTMTDNAVMVIRDLANQQDVAEEGGLRIAADTDAGSLSIELVEQPAQGDKVIDDQGARIFLDADAAELLNDTSVDATVDDEGVVQFGFTDKE; encoded by the coding sequence ATGCTGACCATGACCGACAACGCCGTAATGGTGATCCGCGACCTGGCCAACCAGCAGGACGTCGCCGAGGAGGGCGGCCTGCGGATCGCCGCCGACACCGACGCGGGCTCGCTCTCCATCGAGCTGGTCGAGCAGCCGGCCCAGGGCGACAAGGTGATCGACGACCAGGGGGCCCGCATCTTCCTCGACGCCGACGCCGCCGAGCTGCTCAACGACACCTCCGTGGACGCCACCGTCGACGACGAGGGCGTCGTGCAGTTCGGCTTCACCGACAAGGAGTGA
- a CDS encoding DNA polymerase ligase N-terminal domain-containing protein, whose translation MADRLEEYRRKRDAARTPEPVPEETPERKRAARRKPRFVIQQHHARSLHWDLRLEHDGVLASWAVPRGLPRDPGRNHLAVHTEDHPMEYLTFHGEIPAGEYGGGRMTVHDTGTYRVEKWRDDEVIVVLDGRRTKGRYVLFATGGRGRDWMVRRTDPPPEGWTPMPELVRPMHTTPGKGLPKDEAAWGYELRWDGVRAMAYVSGGRLRLLDPSDEEVTGAYPWLRAMAEELAPVEAVLDGVLVRIDPGGRVKPPTKRDGQFLAVDLLWLEGVTSLDVPYAQRRELLDGLALTGPHWQTPPWFPGVGADALRTAREQGLPGVVAKRLDSPYEPGRRSRHWLSLDPS comes from the coding sequence GTGGCTGACCGGCTGGAGGAGTACCGGCGGAAACGGGACGCGGCGCGTACCCCGGAGCCGGTGCCGGAAGAGACCCCGGAGCGGAAGCGGGCCGCGCGGCGCAAGCCCCGGTTCGTCATCCAGCAGCACCACGCCCGGAGCCTGCACTGGGACCTGCGGCTGGAGCACGACGGCGTGCTGGCCTCGTGGGCGGTGCCGCGGGGGCTGCCCCGCGACCCGGGCCGCAACCACCTGGCCGTGCACACCGAGGACCACCCGATGGAGTACCTCACCTTCCACGGCGAGATCCCGGCCGGCGAGTACGGCGGCGGGAGGATGACCGTCCACGACACCGGCACCTACCGCGTGGAGAAGTGGCGCGACGACGAGGTGATCGTGGTCCTCGACGGCCGGCGGACGAAGGGGCGGTACGTGCTCTTCGCCACCGGTGGCCGGGGGCGGGACTGGATGGTCCGCCGCACCGACCCGCCGCCGGAGGGCTGGACGCCGATGCCCGAGCTGGTCCGGCCGATGCACACCACCCCGGGCAAGGGGCTGCCGAAGGACGAGGCCGCCTGGGGGTACGAGCTGCGCTGGGACGGGGTGCGGGCGATGGCGTACGTCTCCGGCGGCCGGCTCCGGCTGCTCGACCCCTCGGACGAGGAGGTCACCGGGGCGTACCCGTGGCTGCGGGCGATGGCCGAGGAGCTGGCCCCGGTCGAGGCGGTGCTGGACGGCGTGCTGGTCCGGATCGACCCGGGCGGGCGGGTGAAGCCACCGACGAAGCGCGACGGGCAGTTCCTCGCCGTCGACCTGCTCTGGCTGGAGGGCGTGACCAGCCTCGACGTGCCGTACGCGCAGCGCCGGGAACTGCTCGACGGTCTGGCGCTGACCGGCCCGCACTGGCAGACTCCGCCGTGGTTCCCGGGGGTCGGCGCCGACGCCCTGCGGACCGCCCGCGAACAGGGGCTCCCGGGGGTGGTGGCCAAGCGCCTCGACTCCCCCTACGAGCCGGGTCGGCGCAGCCGGCACTGGCTGAGCCTCGACCCGAGCTGA
- a CDS encoding GH12 family glycosyl hydrolase domain-containing protein has translation MKRPLRALAAAGLLAAGSIVAVALGGTASADTQICEQYGSTTIGGKYVVQNNRWGTSAQQCINVTSTGFSITRQDGTGNTSGAPVSYPSIFVGCHYTNCSPGTNLPVQVKNISSAPSSISYNYVSGAVYDAAYDIWLDPTPKKDGVSQMEIMVWFNRQGPIQPIGSVVGTASVAGRTWEVWRGSNGSNNVISYVAPSPITSLSFDAMAFINDTKNRGAITSDWYLTSIQAGFEPWQGGVGLAVNSFSQSVNTGGGTPTTPPATTPPPQTSTPPPPGNVACSVRYATNVWNNGFTADVTVTNTGSSTVNGWTLNYNLPSGQTITGSWNATVTQSGSAVTARNLSYNGTLAPGASTSFGYQATLSGGFSTPSSFTLNGSTCTRA, from the coding sequence ATGAAGCGTCCACTGAGGGCCCTCGCCGCGGCCGGCCTGCTGGCCGCCGGCTCGATCGTCGCCGTCGCGCTCGGCGGCACCGCCTCCGCCGACACCCAGATCTGCGAGCAGTACGGGTCGACCACCATCGGCGGAAAGTACGTCGTGCAGAACAACCGCTGGGGCACCAGCGCGCAGCAGTGCATCAACGTGACCTCCACCGGCTTCTCCATCACCCGGCAGGACGGGACGGGGAACACCAGCGGCGCTCCGGTGTCGTACCCGTCGATCTTCGTGGGCTGCCACTACACCAACTGCTCGCCCGGCACCAACCTGCCGGTGCAGGTGAAGAACATCAGCAGCGCGCCGAGCAGCATCAGCTACAACTACGTCAGCGGCGCGGTCTACGACGCCGCCTACGACATCTGGCTCGACCCGACGCCGAAGAAGGACGGGGTCAGCCAGATGGAGATCATGGTCTGGTTCAACCGGCAGGGCCCGATCCAGCCGATCGGCTCCGTGGTCGGCACCGCCAGCGTCGCGGGCCGCACCTGGGAGGTCTGGCGGGGCAGCAACGGCTCGAACAACGTCATCTCGTACGTGGCGCCGTCCCCCATCACGAGCCTGAGCTTCGACGCCATGGCGTTCATCAACGACACGAAGAACCGCGGCGCGATCACCAGCGACTGGTACCTGACCAGCATCCAGGCCGGCTTCGAGCCGTGGCAGGGCGGCGTCGGCCTGGCGGTCAACTCCTTCTCGCAGAGCGTCAACACCGGCGGCGGCACGCCGACCACGCCGCCGGCCACCACCCCGCCGCCGCAGACGAGCACCCCGCCGCCGCCCGGCAACGTCGCCTGCTCGGTGCGGTACGCCACCAACGTGTGGAACAACGGCTTCACGGCCGACGTGACGGTCACCAACACCGGCTCGAGCACCGTCAACGGCTGGACGTTGAACTACAACCTGCCCTCGGGGCAGACCATCACCGGCTCGTGGAACGCCACCGTGACGCAGAGCGGGTCCGCGGTGACCGCGCGGAACCTGAGCTACAACGGCACGCTGGCACCCGGAGCCTCGACCAGCTTCGGCTACCAGGCGACGCTGAGCGGCGGGTTCTCCACGCCGAGCAGCTTCACCCTCAACGGCAGCACCTGCACCAGAGCGTGA